A single genomic interval of Streptomyces sp. NBC_00663 harbors:
- a CDS encoding type Z 30S ribosomal protein S14, producing MAKKALIAKAARKPKFGVRAYTRCQRCGRPHSVYRKFGLCRVCLREMAHRGELPGVTKSSW from the coding sequence ATGGCGAAGAAGGCTCTGATTGCCAAGGCTGCTCGTAAGCCCAAGTTCGGTGTGCGTGCGTACACCCGCTGCCAGCGCTGCGGCCGTCCGCACTCCGTGTACCGCAAGTTCGGCCTGTGCCGCGTGTGCCTTCGTGAGATGGCTCACCGTGGCGAGCTGCCGGGCGTGACCAAGAGCTCCTGGTAG
- the rplC gene encoding 50S ribosomal protein L3, translating into MAKQIKGILGEKLGMTQVWDENNRVVPVTVVKAGPNVVTQVRTNDVDGYESVQIAFGEIDPRKVNKPLKGHFAKADVTPRRHLVEIRTADASEYTLGQEITAEVFEAGIKVDVTGKSKGKGFAGVMKRHNFKGLGAGHGTQRKHRSPGSIGGCATPGRVFKGLRMAGRMGNERVTTQNLTVHAVDAEKGLLLIKGAVPGPNGGLVLVRTAAKGA; encoded by the coding sequence ATGGCTAAGCAGATCAAGGGCATCCTGGGCGAGAAGCTCGGCATGACGCAGGTGTGGGACGAGAACAACCGCGTTGTTCCGGTCACCGTCGTCAAGGCCGGCCCCAATGTCGTCACCCAGGTCCGCACGAACGACGTCGACGGCTACGAGTCCGTCCAGATCGCGTTCGGCGAGATCGACCCGCGCAAGGTGAACAAGCCCCTCAAGGGCCACTTCGCCAAGGCCGATGTCACGCCGCGTCGCCACCTCGTCGAGATCCGCACCGCGGACGCCTCCGAGTACACCCTCGGCCAGGAGATCACCGCTGAGGTGTTCGAGGCCGGGATCAAGGTCGACGTGACCGGCAAGAGCAAGGGCAAGGGCTTCGCCGGTGTCATGAAGCGTCACAACTTCAAGGGCCTCGGCGCCGGTCACGGCACCCAGCGCAAGCACCGCTCCCCCGGTTCCATCGGTGGCTGCGCCACCCCGGGCCGCGTGTTCAAGGGCCTCCGCATGGCGGGTCGCATGGGCAACGAGCGGGTCACCACCCAGAACCTGACCGTCCACGCCGTTGACGCGGAGAAGGGTCTGCTGCTCATCAAGGGCGCTGTCCCCGGTCCGAACGGCGGCCTCGTCCTGGTCCGCACCGCGGCCAAGGGGGCCTGA
- the rplF gene encoding 50S ribosomal protein L6 produces MSRIGKLPITVPAGVDVTIDGRTVAVKGPKGSLTHTVAAPIEIAKGEDGVLNVTRPNDERQNKALHGLSRTLVANMITGVTEGYVKKLEISGVGYRVAAKGSSLEFALGYSHSITVEAPEGITFKVENPTRFSVEGIDKQKVGEVAANIRKLRKPDPYKAKGVKYEGEVIRRKVGKAGK; encoded by the coding sequence ATGTCGCGTATTGGCAAGCTCCCCATCACGGTTCCCGCCGGCGTGGACGTCACCATCGACGGCCGTACGGTCGCGGTCAAGGGCCCCAAGGGCTCGCTGACCCACACCGTCGCTGCGCCGATCGAGATCGCTAAGGGTGAGGACGGCGTTCTGAACGTCACCCGCCCGAACGACGAGCGTCAGAACAAGGCCCTGCACGGCCTGTCCCGCACGCTGGTGGCGAACATGATCACCGGCGTGACCGAGGGTTACGTGAAGAAGCTCGAGATCAGCGGTGTCGGTTACCGCGTTGCGGCCAAGGGATCGAGCCTCGAGTTCGCGCTCGGCTACAGCCACTCGATCACCGTCGAGGCCCCCGAGGGCATCACCTTCAAGGTGGAGAACCCGACCCGTTTCTCGGTCGAGGGCATCGACAAGCAGAAGGTTGGCGAGGTTGCGGCCAACATCCGCAAGCTGCGCAAGCCCGACCCGTACAAGGCCAAGGGTGTCAAGTACGAGGGCGAAGTCATCCGCCGCAAGGTCGGAAAGGCGGGTAAGTAA
- the rplW gene encoding 50S ribosomal protein L23, producing MAIRHPSIASKAAKAAKAARVAKARRHAAEGKNTVETPLSKSFTDHRDVLLKPVVSEKSYALLDEGKYTFIVAPDANKTQIKQAVQAVFSVKVTGVNTLNRQGKRKRTRTGFGQRAGSKRAIVTLAEGDRIDIFGGPTA from the coding sequence ATGGCTATCCGTCACCCCTCTATCGCCTCCAAGGCGGCCAAGGCCGCCAAGGCCGCGCGCGTCGCCAAGGCGCGTCGTCACGCCGCCGAGGGCAAGAACACGGTCGAGACGCCGCTCAGCAAGTCGTTCACGGACCACCGTGACGTGCTGCTGAAGCCGGTCGTGTCGGAGAAGAGCTACGCGCTCCTCGACGAGGGCAAGTACACGTTCATCGTCGCCCCCGACGCCAACAAGACCCAGATCAAGCAGGCCGTCCAGGCGGTCTTCTCGGTCAAGGTCACGGGCGTGAACACGCTCAACCGCCAGGGCAAGCGCAAGCGGACCCGCACCGGTTTCGGCCAGCGTGCCGGCTCCAAGCGCGCGATCGTGACCCTTGCTGAGGGCGACCGTATCGACATCTTCGGCGGTCCGACCGCGTAA
- the rpmD gene encoding 50S ribosomal protein L30, with protein sequence MAQLKITQTKSYIGSKQNHRDTLRSLGLKGINTQVVKEDRPEFRGMVHTVRHLVTVEEVD encoded by the coding sequence ATGGCTCAGCTCAAGATCACGCAGACGAAGTCGTACATCGGCAGCAAGCAGAACCACCGTGACACCCTGCGCTCCCTTGGTCTCAAGGGCATCAACACGCAGGTCGTCAAGGAGGATCGTCCCGAGTTCCGCGGCATGGTGCACACCGTCCGCCACCTCGTGACGGTCGAGGAGGTCGACTGA
- the rpsC gene encoding 30S ribosomal protein S3 gives MGQKVNPHGFRLGITTDFKSRWYADKLYKDYVKEDVAIRRMMTSGMERAGISKVEIERTRDRVRVDIHTARPGIVIGRRGAEADRIRGDLEKLTGKQVQLNILEVKNPETDAQLVAQAVAEQLSSRVSFRRAMRKSMQSAMKAGAKGIKIQCGGRLGGAEMSRSEFYREGRVPLHTLRANVDYGFFEAKTTFGRIGVKVWIYKGDVKNIAEVRAENAAARAGNRPARGGADRPARGGRGGERGGRGRKPQQAAGAEAPKAEAPAAAAPAESTGTEA, from the coding sequence ATGGGCCAGAAGGTTAACCCGCATGGGTTCCGGCTCGGCATCACCACGGACTTCAAGTCCCGTTGGTACGCCGACAAGCTGTACAAGGACTACGTCAAGGAAGACGTCGCCATCCGTCGGATGATGACGTCCGGCATGGAGCGCGCCGGTATCTCGAAGGTGGAGATCGAGCGCACCCGTGACCGTGTGCGTGTGGACATCCACACCGCGCGTCCGGGCATCGTCATCGGCCGCCGTGGCGCCGAGGCCGACCGCATCCGCGGTGACCTCGAGAAGCTCACGGGCAAGCAGGTCCAGCTGAACATCCTCGAGGTCAAGAACCCCGAGACGGACGCTCAGCTGGTTGCTCAGGCCGTTGCCGAGCAGCTCTCCTCCCGCGTCTCCTTCCGTCGCGCCATGCGTAAGAGCATGCAGTCGGCGATGAAGGCCGGCGCCAAGGGCATCAAGATCCAGTGCGGTGGCCGCCTCGGCGGCGCCGAGATGTCCCGCTCGGAGTTCTACCGCGAGGGCCGCGTGCCCCTGCACACGCTCCGCGCGAACGTGGACTACGGCTTCTTCGAGGCCAAGACGACCTTCGGCCGCATCGGTGTGAAGGTCTGGATCTACAAGGGCGACGTCAAGAACATCGCCGAGGTCCGCGCCGAGAACGCTGCGGCCCGTGCGGGTAACCGCCCGGCCCGTGGTGGCGCCGACCGCCCGGCCCGCGGTGGCCGTGGTGGCGAGCGCGGCGGGCGCGGTCGTAAGCCGCAGCAGGCTGCCGGCGCCGAGGCCCCCAAGGCCGAGGCTCCCGCCGCCGCCGCTCCGGCTGAGAGCACCGGAACGGAGGCCTGA
- the rplB gene encoding 50S ribosomal protein L2: MGIRKYKPTTPGRRGSSVADFVEVTRSTPEKSLVRPLHSKGGRNNSGRVTVRHQGGGHKRAYRVIDFRRHDKDGVPAKVAHIEYDPNRTARIALLHYADGEKRYILAPRNLQQGDRVENGPGADIKPGNNLALRNIPVGTTIHAIELRPGGGAKFARSAGASVQLLAKEGSMAHLRMPSGEIRLVDQRCRATVGEVGNAEQSNINWGKAGRKRWLGVRPTVRGVAMNPVDHPHGGGEGKTSGGRHPVSPWGQKEGRTRSPKKASNKYIVRRRKTNKKR; this comes from the coding sequence ATGGGAATCCGCAAGTACAAGCCGACTACGCCGGGCCGTCGTGGCTCCAGCGTCGCCGACTTCGTCGAGGTCACGCGGTCCACGCCGGAGAAGTCGCTGGTTCGCCCCCTGCACAGCAAGGGCGGCCGTAACAATTCCGGTCGTGTCACCGTTCGCCACCAGGGTGGCGGACACAAGCGCGCCTACCGCGTGATCGACTTCCGTCGTCACGACAAGGACGGCGTGCCGGCGAAGGTCGCGCACATCGAGTACGACCCCAACCGCACCGCGCGCATCGCGCTGCTGCACTACGCGGACGGCGAGAAGCGCTACATCCTCGCCCCGCGCAACCTTCAGCAGGGTGACCGCGTCGAGAACGGTCCCGGGGCCGACATCAAGCCGGGCAACAACCTGGCGCTCCGCAACATCCCGGTCGGTACCACGATCCACGCGATCGAGCTCCGTCCCGGTGGCGGTGCCAAGTTCGCCCGCTCCGCCGGTGCCTCCGTGCAGCTGCTCGCGAAGGAGGGCTCGATGGCCCACCTCCGCATGCCTTCCGGTGAGATCCGCCTGGTCGACCAGCGCTGCCGCGCCACGGTCGGCGAGGTCGGCAACGCCGAGCAGAGCAACATCAACTGGGGTAAGGCCGGCCGTAAGCGCTGGCTGGGCGTTCGCCCGACCGTCCGTGGTGTCGCGATGAACCCGGTCGACCACCCGCACGGTGGTGGTGAGGGCAAGACCTCCGGTGGTCGCCACCCGGTCTCGCCGTGGGGTCAGAAGGAGGGTCGTACTCGTTCGCCGAAGAAGGCTTCGAACAAGTACATCGTCCGCCGCCGCAAGACGAACAAGAAGCGCTAG
- the rplE gene encoding 50S ribosomal protein L5 codes for MATTTTPRLKTKYREEIAGKLREEFSYENVMQIPGLVKIVVNMGVGDAARDSKLIDGAIRDLTTITGQKPAVTKARKSIAQFKLREGQPIGAHVTLRGDRMWEFLDRTLSLALPRIRDFRGLSPKQFDGRGNYTFGLTEQVMFHEIDQDKIDRTRGMDITVVTTATNDAEGRALLRHLGFPFKEA; via the coding sequence ATGGCTACCACCACCACTCCGCGTCTCAAGACGAAGTACCGCGAGGAGATCGCGGGCAAGCTGCGTGAGGAGTTCTCCTACGAGAACGTCATGCAGATCCCCGGCCTCGTCAAGATCGTGGTCAACATGGGTGTGGGCGACGCCGCCCGCGACTCCAAGCTGATCGACGGCGCGATTCGCGACCTCACCACGATCACCGGTCAGAAGCCGGCCGTCACCAAGGCCCGCAAGTCCATCGCGCAGTTCAAGCTGCGTGAGGGCCAGCCGATCGGTGCCCACGTCACGCTCCGTGGCGACCGCATGTGGGAGTTCCTGGACCGCACCCTGTCGCTCGCGCTCCCGCGCATCCGCGACTTCCGTGGTCTGTCCCCCAAGCAGTTCGACGGCCGTGGCAACTACACCTTCGGTCTCACCGAGCAGGTCATGTTCCACGAGATCGACCAGGACAAGATCGACCGTACCCGGGGCATGGACATCACCGTGGTGACCACGGCGACCAACGACGCTGAGGGCCGCGCGCTCCTTCGTCACCTCGGCTTCCCCTTCAAGGAGGCGTGA
- the rpsS gene encoding 30S ribosomal protein S19, protein MPRSLKKGPFVDDHLIKKVDAQNEAGTKNVIKTWSRRSMIVPAMLGHTLAVHNGKTHIPVFVTESMVGHKLGEFSPTRTFRGHVKDDRKSKRR, encoded by the coding sequence ATGCCGCGCAGTCTCAAGAAGGGGCCCTTCGTCGACGACCACCTGATCAAGAAGGTGGACGCCCAGAACGAAGCAGGCACCAAGAACGTCATCAAGACCTGGTCCCGTCGCTCCATGATCGTGCCGGCCATGCTCGGCCACACGCTCGCGGTGCACAACGGCAAGACCCACATCCCGGTGTTCGTCACCGAGTCGATGGTCGGTCACAAGCTCGGCGAGTTCTCGCCGACTCGTACCTTCCGGGGTCACGTCAAGGACGACCGGAAGTCGAAGCGCCGCTAG
- the rpsE gene encoding 30S ribosomal protein S5, translating into MAGPQRRGSGAGGGERRDRKGRDGGAAAAEKTAYVERVVAINRVAKVVKGGRRFSFTALVVVGDGDGTVGVGYGKAKEVPAAIAKGVEEAKKHFFKVPRIQGTIPHPITGEKAAGVVLLKPASPGTGVIAGGPVRAVLECAGVHDILSKSLGSSNAINIVHATVEALKGLQRPEEIAARRGLPLEDVAPAALLRARAGAGAA; encoded by the coding sequence ATGGCTGGACCCCAGCGCCGCGGAAGCGGTGCCGGTGGCGGCGAGCGGCGGGACCGTAAGGGTCGTGACGGTGGCGCTGCTGCCGCCGAGAAGACTGCTTACGTTGAGCGTGTCGTCGCGATCAACCGTGTCGCCAAGGTTGTGAAGGGTGGTCGTCGCTTCAGCTTCACTGCGCTCGTCGTAGTGGGCGATGGCGATGGCACCGTCGGTGTCGGCTACGGCAAGGCCAAGGAGGTGCCGGCCGCCATCGCCAAGGGTGTTGAGGAGGCCAAGAAGCACTTCTTCAAGGTCCCCCGTATCCAGGGCACCATCCCGCACCCGATCACGGGTGAGAAGGCGGCGGGCGTCGTCCTGCTCAAGCCGGCGTCCCCCGGTACCGGCGTTATCGCCGGTGGCCCGGTGCGTGCCGTGCTCGAGTGCGCCGGCGTTCACGACATCCTGTCGAAGTCGCTCGGCTCGTCGAACGCGATCAACATCGTGCACGCGACCGTGGAGGCCCTGAAGGGCTTGCAGCGTCCCGAGGAGATCGCGGCTCGCCGTGGTCTGCCCCTCGAGGACGTCGCTCCCGCGGCTCTGCTGCGTGCGCGTGCCGGGGCTGGTGCTGCGTAA
- the rpmC gene encoding 50S ribosomal protein L29, translated as MSAGTKASELRELGDEELLNKLREAKEELFNLRFQAATGQLENHGRLKAVRKDIARIYTLMRERELGIETVESA; from the coding sequence ATGTCGGCCGGTACCAAGGCGTCCGAGCTGCGCGAACTGGGTGACGAGGAGCTGCTGAACAAGCTCCGCGAAGCCAAGGAAGAGCTGTTCAACCTCCGCTTCCAGGCGGCGACGGGTCAGCTCGAGAACCACGGTCGGCTCAAGGCCGTCCGTAAGGACATCGCGCGGATCTACACCCTGATGCGTGAGCGCGAGCTGGGCATCGAGACGGTGGAGAGCGCCTGA
- the rplN gene encoding 50S ribosomal protein L14, with protein MIQQESRLRVADNTGAKEILCIRVLGGSGRRYAGIGDVIVATVKDAIPGGNVKKGDVIKAVIVRTVKERRRPDGSYIRFDENAAVILKNDGDPRGTRIFGPVGRELREKKFMKIISLAPEVL; from the coding sequence GTGATCCAGCAGGAGTCGCGACTGCGTGTCGCCGACAACACTGGTGCGAAGGAGATCCTTTGCATCCGTGTGCTCGGTGGCTCCGGTCGCCGCTACGCGGGCATCGGTGACGTCATCGTCGCCACCGTCAAGGACGCGATCCCCGGCGGCAACGTGAAGAAGGGTGACGTCATCAAGGCGGTCATCGTTCGCACCGTCAAGGAGCGCCGCCGTCCGGACGGCTCGTACATCCGCTTCGACGAGAACGCCGCTGTCATTCTGAAGAACGACGGCGACCCTCGTGGCACCCGCATCTTCGGCCCGGTGGGCCGGGAGCTGCGCGAGAAGAAGTTCATGAAGATCATCTCGCTGGCTCCGGAGGTGCTGTAA
- the rpsQ gene encoding 30S ribosomal protein S17, with protein MSESNVTEQTAEARGFRKTREGLVVSDKMDKTVVVAVEDRVKHALYGKVIRRTNKLKAHDEQNAAGVGDRVLLAETRPLSATKRWRIVEILEKAK; from the coding sequence ATGAGTGAGAGCAACGTGACTGAGCAGACTGCAGAGGCCCGCGGCTTCCGCAAGACCCGTGAGGGTCTCGTCGTCAGCGACAAGATGGACAAGACCGTCGTCGTCGCCGTCGAGGACCGCGTCAAGCACGCGCTGTACGGCAAGGTCATCCGCCGTACGAACAAGCTCAAGGCGCACGACGAGCAGAACGCTGCCGGCGTCGGCGACCGGGTCCTCCTCGCGGAGACCCGCCCGCTGTCCGCCACGAAGCGCTGGCGCATCGTCGAGATCCTCGAGAAGGCCAAGTAA
- the rpsH gene encoding 30S ribosomal protein S8, translating to MTMTDPIADMLTRLRNANSAYHDSVTMPASKIKSHIAEILQQEGFITGWKVEDAEVGKNLVLELKFGPNRERSIAGIKRISKPGLRVYAKSTSLPKVLGGLGVAIISTSHGLLTDKQAGKKGVGGEVLAYVW from the coding sequence ATGACCATGACTGATCCGATCGCAGACATGCTTACGCGTCTGCGGAACGCGAACTCGGCATACCACGACTCCGTGACGATGCCGGCGTCCAAGATCAAGTCTCACATCGCGGAGATCCTCCAGCAGGAGGGCTTCATCACGGGCTGGAAGGTCGAGGACGCCGAGGTCGGCAAGAACCTCGTCCTCGAGCTGAAGTTCGGCCCGAACCGTGAGCGCTCCATCGCGGGCATCAAGCGGATCTCCAAGCCCGGTCTCCGGGTTTACGCGAAGTCCACCTCCCTGCCCAAGGTCCTCGGTGGCCTCGGCGTGGCGATCATCTCCACGTCGCACGGTCTTCTGACCGACAAGCAGGCCGGCAAGAAGGGCGTAGGCGGAGAAGTCCTCGCCTACGTCTGGTAG
- the rpsJ gene encoding 30S ribosomal protein S10, whose amino-acid sequence MAGQKIRIRLKAYDHEVIDSSAKKIVETVTRTGASVAGPVPLPTEKNVYCVIKSPHKYKDSREHFEMRTHKRLIDILDPTPKTVDSLMRLDLPAGVDIEIKL is encoded by the coding sequence ATGGCGGGACAGAAGATCCGCATCCGGCTCAAGGCCTACGACCACGAGGTCATCGACTCCTCGGCGAAGAAGATCGTCGAGACGGTGACTCGCACTGGTGCGTCGGTCGCGGGCCCGGTGCCGCTGCCCACTGAGAAGAACGTGTACTGCGTCATCAAGTCGCCGCACAAGTACAAGGACTCGCGCGAGCACTTCGAGATGCGCACGCACAAGCGCCTGATCGACATTCTCGACCCGACGCCCAAGACCGTTGACTCTCTGATGCGACTCGACCTCCCGGCCGGTGTCGACATCGAGATCAAGCTCTAG
- the rplX gene encoding 50S ribosomal protein L24 codes for MKIKKGDLVQVITGKDKGKQGKVIAAFPREDRVLVEGVNRVKKHTKAGPTAKGSQAGGIVTTEAPVHVSNVQLVVEKDGNKVVTRVGYRFDDEGNKIRVAKRTGEDI; via the coding sequence ATGAAGATCAAGAAGGGCGACCTGGTCCAGGTCATCACCGGTAAGGACAAGGGCAAGCAGGGCAAGGTCATCGCGGCCTTCCCCCGCGAGGACCGCGTCCTGGTCGAGGGTGTCAACCGGGTCAAGAAGCACACCAAGGCCGGCCCCACCGCCAAGGGTTCGCAGGCCGGTGGCATCGTCACGACCGAGGCGCCTGTCCACGTCTCCAACGTCCAGCTGGTCGTTGAGAAGGACGGCAACAAGGTCGTCACGCGTGTCGGTTACCGCTTCGACGACGAGGGCAACAAGATCCGCGTTGCCAAGCGGACGGGTGAGGACATCTGA
- the rplP gene encoding 50S ribosomal protein L16 — MLIPRRVKHRKQHHPKRRGQAKGGTTVAFGEYGIQALTPAYVTNRQIEAARIAMTRHIKRGGKVWINIYPDRPLTKKPAETRMGSGKGSPEWWIANVHPGRVMFELSYPNEKIAREALTRAAHKLPMKCRIVKREAGEA, encoded by the coding sequence ATGCTGATCCCCCGTAGGGTCAAGCACCGCAAGCAGCACCACCCGAAGCGCCGTGGTCAGGCCAAGGGCGGTACGACGGTCGCGTTCGGCGAGTACGGCATTCAGGCCCTCACGCCGGCGTACGTGACCAACCGCCAGATCGAGGCGGCCCGTATCGCGATGACCCGCCACATCAAGCGTGGCGGCAAGGTCTGGATCAACATCTACCCGGACCGCCCGCTCACGAAGAAGCCTGCCGAGACCCGCATGGGTTCCGGTAAGGGTTCGCCGGAGTGGTGGATCGCGAACGTGCACCCGGGCCGGGTCATGTTCGAGCTGTCCTACCCCAACGAGAAGATCGCCCGTGAGGCCCTGACTCGCGCAGCCCACAAGCTGCCGATGAAGTGCCGGATCGTCAAGCGCGAGGCAGGTGAAGCGTGA
- the rplR gene encoding 50S ribosomal protein L18, whose product MAYGQKILKGDAYKRAAIKRRHIRIRKHISGTAERPRLVVTRSNRHIVAQVIDDIKGHTLASASTLDTTIRGNEGDKSAQAKSVGALVAERAKAAGVEAVVFDRGGNQYAGRIAALADAAREAGLKF is encoded by the coding sequence ATGGCATACGGACAGAAGATCCTCAAGGGCGACGCCTACAAGCGCGCCGCGATCAAGCGCCGTCACATTCGTATCCGTAAGCACATCTCGGGTACGGCTGAGCGTCCGCGTCTCGTAGTCACGCGCTCGAACCGCCACATCGTGGCCCAGGTCATCGACGACATCAAGGGTCACACCCTGGCGTCGGCGTCGACCCTGGACACCACGATCCGCGGCAACGAGGGCGACAAGTCCGCGCAGGCAAAGTCGGTCGGCGCCCTGGTCGCCGAGCGCGCCAAGGCCGCGGGCGTCGAGGCTGTCGTATTCGACCGTGGTGGCAACCAGTACGCCGGGCGCATCGCCGCCCTGGCGGACGCCGCCCGCGAAGCCGGGCTCAAGTTCTGA
- the rplO gene encoding 50S ribosomal protein L15 translates to MAENNPLKIHNLRPAPGAKTAKTRVGRGEASKGKTAGRGTKGTKARYQVPERFEGGQMPLHMRLPKLKGFKNPFKVEFQVVNLDKLAALYPEGGEVTVEGLVAKGAVRKNSLVKVLGQGEISVALQVTVDAVSGSAKEKITAAGGTVTELV, encoded by the coding sequence ATGGCGGAGAACAACCCGCTCAAGATCCACAACCTCCGTCCCGCCCCGGGCGCCAAGACCGCCAAGACCCGTGTGGGTCGTGGTGAGGCGTCGAAGGGTAAGACGGCTGGTCGTGGTACCAAGGGTACGAAGGCCCGTTACCAGGTTCCGGAGCGCTTCGAGGGTGGCCAGATGCCCCTCCACATGCGTCTTCCGAAGCTCAAGGGCTTCAAGAACCCCTTCAAGGTCGAGTTCCAGGTCGTGAACCTGGACAAGCTGGCCGCGCTCTACCCCGAGGGTGGCGAGGTCACCGTCGAGGGTCTGGTGGCCAAGGGTGCCGTTCGCAAGAACAGCCTCGTCAAGGTCCTCGGTCAGGGTGAGATCTCGGTGGCGCTCCAGGTGACGGTTGACGCCGTCTCCGGTTCCGCCAAGGAGAAGATCACCGCCGCCGGCGGCACCGTCACCGAGCTCGTCTGA
- the rplV gene encoding 50S ribosomal protein L22 gives MEARAQARYIRVTPMKARRVVDLIRGMDATEAQAVLRFAPQAASVPVGKVLDSAIANAAHNYDHTDADSLFISEAYVDEGPTLKRFRPRAQGRAYRIRKRTSHITVVVSSKEGTR, from the coding sequence ATGGAAGCCAGGGCCCAGGCGCGGTACATCCGCGTTACGCCCATGAAGGCCCGCCGCGTGGTGGACCTTATCCGTGGCATGGATGCCACGGAGGCTCAGGCTGTTCTGCGATTCGCTCCGCAGGCAGCCTCCGTGCCGGTCGGCAAGGTGCTCGACAGCGCCATTGCCAACGCCGCGCACAACTACGACCACACCGACGCCGACAGCCTCTTCATCTCCGAGGCGTACGTCGACGAGGGTCCGACCCTGAAGCGGTTCCGGCCGCGCGCCCAGGGCCGTGCCTACCGGATCCGCAAGCGGACCAGCCACATCACCGTGGTCGTCAGCAGCAAGGAAGGAACCCGGTAA
- the rplD gene encoding 50S ribosomal protein L4 codes for MSTVDILSPAGEKTGSVELPAEIFGVEKVSIPLIHQVVVAQNAAARQGTHKTKTRGEVRGGGKKPYRQKGTGRARQGSTRAPQFAGGGVVHGPVPRDYSQRTPKKMKAAALRHALTDRARNNRIHVVTGVIEGDSPSTKAARTLFGKISERKNLLLVVDRADEAAWLSARNLPQVHILEPGQLNTYDVIVSDDVVFTQAALESFVAGPKANDTEGTEV; via the coding sequence ATGAGCACTGTTGACATCCTTTCGCCTGCCGGCGAGAAGACCGGAAGCGTCGAACTCCCCGCGGAGATCTTCGGCGTGGAGAAGGTCAGCATCCCGCTGATCCACCAGGTCGTCGTCGCGCAGAACGCGGCTGCCCGTCAGGGCACCCACAAGACCAAGACCCGCGGCGAGGTTCGTGGTGGCGGTAAGAAGCCTTACCGTCAGAAGGGCACCGGCCGTGCGCGCCAGGGCTCTACCCGCGCGCCGCAGTTCGCCGGTGGTGGCGTCGTGCACGGTCCCGTGCCGCGTGACTACTCGCAGCGGACCCCGAAGAAGATGAAGGCTGCCGCGCTGCGTCACGCCCTCACCGACCGGGCCCGCAACAACCGCATCCACGTCGTCACCGGCGTGATCGAGGGCGACTCCCCGTCCACGAAGGCCGCTCGCACGCTGTTCGGCAAGATCTCGGAGCGCAAGAACCTGCTCCTGGTCGTCGACCGCGCCGACGAGGCCGCGTGGCTGTCCGCCCGCAACCTGCCCCAGGTGCACATCCTGGAGCCGGGCCAGCTGAACACGTACGACGTGATCGTCTCGGACGACGTGGTCTTCACCCAGGCCGCTCTCGAGTCCTTCGTCGCCGGCCCGAAGGCCAACGACACCGAAGGGACTGAGGTCTGA